The DNA segment AGATTATCTCCTGCTCAACTCCGCCGCTTGGCTCCGGGAGATCCCAGGCCTCCCGCTCACCACGAACCCGGCTTTGTCCGCCAACCGCAACTCCTCCGCAAACTCCGACTCACTCACATGCCCCGCCGGTTCCACTAGCAGCATCTTCGCGCCGCTCCGCGAGGCTACCGCTACTTCCGCGAAAAACTTCTCGCACGACGGCATCTCGTGCACCACTGCAAACGCCAGCGTGAAGTCGACGCTTCCCGCAATGTCATCCAACTCCATCGACTCCGCCGGAACCAGCCGCGCCTCGATCCGGTCCAGCAGCCCCGCCGTCTTCGCCTTGCGTTTCAGCGCTCGCAGCATCTTCTCCTGCAAGTCCACCGCGATCACTCGCCCGCTCGGTCCCACCAGTCTCGCCAACTCCATCGTGAAGAATCCCATTCCTGGCCCCGGCTCCAGCACCGTCATCCCTTCCCTCACATACGGCGCCAGCAGCTTTCTCCGATCCGTCATCCAACCCCGAACCGGATTCGCCAGGACATATCCCAGCCACCACGGACACACACGCTTGCTCATCTCAGGCCTCGCCCTTGCAGACAAACACAGCAGTTGTACCGGCAATTGCTCCCATAGATGAGAACACATCGCGCGTCACCAGGAAACCTCCTGCATTGGGTGCCCAGACATTTCCCTCGGAAGGTCCGGAACATTGGGTGCCCGGTCCTTTCCTTCTTTTGGAAAGGGCCGGTTGACCACATTACTGTTGGGTACCGAGAAGGCCGGAACGCCGAAGCCGCCCATACTTCTTGAACCGAGGCATGATCCGTCATCTCGTTCACGGCGACCACTTCCTGTTCCCGAAATGCATCGCAACGATAACTGCTCATTCTCGCCCGTTGTCTTCCCGCAGGCCCGATCGCCCGAACCCACAACGCCCCAGCCGCGCAGCGGCGAAACACGATAGCCCGACGGCGTAAGCCCCGGGTCGCGAAGACTCCAATTTCTTTCCGTCGAGCCGGCTTCAGCCGGC comes from the Terriglobia bacterium genome and includes:
- a CDS encoding methyltransferase domain-containing protein, with the protein product MSKRVCPWWLGYVLANPVRGWMTDRRKLLAPYVREGMTVLEPGPGMGFFTMELARLVGPSGRVIAVDLQEKMLRALKRKAKTAGLLDRIEARLVPAESMELDDIAGSVDFTLAFAVVHEMPSCEKFFAEVAVASRSGAKMLLVEPAGHVSESEFAEELRLADKAGFVVSGRPGISRSQAAELSRR